A genomic segment from Salvia splendens isolate huo1 chromosome 13, SspV2, whole genome shotgun sequence encodes:
- the LOC121761644 gene encoding 50S ribosomal protein L18, chloroplastic-like, which produces MLCNSTSITLSFLQTTTQHSQLSNGVGRNSVQIVPLRRLVVEATATTRREDRTARHIRIRNKVEGTPERPRLCVFRSNKHIYAQVIDDTKMHTLASASTMQKPISEEFDYSSGPTIDVAKRVGEAIAKACLEKGIEKVAFDRGGYPYHGRIEALADAAREHGLQF; this is translated from the exons ATGTTGTGCAATTCCACTTCCATCACGCTTTCCTTTCTTCAGACAACCACCCAACACTCCCAGCTCTCCAATGGTGTTGGCCGCAATTCCGTTCAAATAGTTCCCCTCCGCCGCCTCGTCGTCGAAGCCACCGCCACGACACGGAGGGAGGATCGAACTGCCCGTCACATTCGCATTCGCAATAAG GTGGAAGGGACGCCGGAGAGGCCGAGATTGTGTGTTTTTCGGTCCAACAAACACATCTATGCTCAAGTAATTGATGATACAAAGATGCACACTCTTGCTTCAGCCTCAACAATGCAGAAACCCATCTCAGAGGAGTTCGATTACTCCTCCGGCCCAACTATT GATGTTGCCAAGAGAGTGGGTGAAGCCATAGCTAAAGCTTGTCTCGAGAAAGGGATCGAGAAGGTGGCATTTGATCGAGGTGGTTACCCCTACCATGGCCGGATCGAGGCTTTAGCAGATGCTGCAAGGGAGCATGGCCTGCAGTTTTGA